Genomic DNA from Nonomuraea rubra:
ATGGCGCGGCCGCCCGAGCCGGTGGCGTGGAAGACCAGCACCTCGTAGCCCAGCTCCTCCAGCCGGGCCCTGGCGGCGTTCACGGCGGGGGTGGTCACGCCGAACATGGTGGCCGCGACCAGGGGCCTGTCCCCACGGGGCGCCTCGTTGCGGCGCTCGTCGTAGGCGGCGGCCATCGCGGCGATCGCCGCCGCCGCGTTGCCCAGGATCGGGCGGGAGATCGCGTTGACGCCCGAGATGTCGACGACGCTGTACATGAGCGTCACGTCGCGTTGCCCCACGTAGGGCGTCACGTCGCCGCTCGCCATGGTGGAGACCAGCAGCTTGGGCACCCCCACGGGCAGCGCCGCCATGGCCGCCGCGGCGATCGAGGAGCCGCCGCTGCCGCCGAGCGCCAGCACGCCGCTCACCCGCCCGCGTTCCCACAGCTCCCGGACGAGCTTCGCGGCTCCGGCGGCCATCACCCGCAGGGCGGCGCCGCGATCGCCGCCGCTCCTGAGCCGGTCGAGGCTCGCACCGCCCGCCTCGGCGACGGCCGCCGCACCGATGTCGGGAGCCAGGCCCGCGACGCCGGTGCCCGGACCCGCGACGCCGGTGCCCGGACCCGCGGCGCCCGGAGCCTGATCGCCCGCGCCCGGCGCCGGACCGCCCATGACGCCCGCGTCGAGCAGCACGACCTCCTGCCCGGCCGCCGTGACGAGGTCACGGACGTAGGAGTACTCCACGCCCTTGGTGTCGAGGGTCCCGAGCAGTAACACGGCCATGACCGACCTCCTCCGGGGTTCGCTGCCACCCAGCAACC
This window encodes:
- a CDS encoding Tm-1-like ATP-binding domain-containing protein yields the protein MAVLLLGTLDTKGVEYSYVRDLVTAAGQEVVLLDAGVMGGPAPGAGDQAPGAAGPGTGVAGPGTGVAGLAPDIGAAAVAEAGGASLDRLRSGGDRGAALRVMAAGAAKLVRELWERGRVSGVLALGGSGGSSIAAAAMAALPVGVPKLLVSTMASGDVTPYVGQRDVTLMYSVVDISGVNAISRPILGNAAAAIAAMAAAYDERRNEAPRGDRPLVAATMFGVTTPAVNAARARLEELGYEVLVFHATGSGGRAMEALVRDGYFAGVLDLTTTELADELVGGVLSAGPERLTAAGAAGVPQVVSLGAVDMVNFGPMETVPERFGRRRLLVHNPTVTLMRTTAEECAAIGREIGTKLRAATGPVALFVPRGGVSAVDVEGAPFHDPEADAACFAAVLESVAGGDVQVVESEDDINQPRFAVAAADRLHELIEKGVA